The proteins below come from a single Rosa rugosa chromosome 2, drRosRugo1.1, whole genome shotgun sequence genomic window:
- the LOC133732293 gene encoding BAG family molecular chaperone regulator 4-like isoform X2, with product MKKRSKRGVEKDGYIRQIDWELRPGGMLVQKRDTGDASSGPMIKIKVSHDSYYHDVTVHCRSTFGVKDMSKIMLLEDPASKEKKLEEMNKNQGILKAYEEVAKVRAQVDKLSQKIENMETTLCNGTKVADTEIVVLTELLMVELLKLDSIEADGEAKVQRRVEVRRVQSFVDTLDNLKARNSNPFSKSSNSVSVTTNWESFELGVGSLHAPTPLKSSTKITQDWELFD from the exons ATGAAAAAAAGATCAAAACGCGGTGTGGAAAAAGATGGGTATATAAGGCAGATAGATTGGGAGCTCAGACCCGGTGGCATGCTTGTCCAAAAACGAGACACTGGGGATGCCTCTTCTGGACCTATGATCAAGATCAAGGTTTCTCATGATTCTTATTACCACGATGTCACTGTACATTGTCGATCAACTTTTG GTGTAAAAGATATGTCTAAGATTATGTTATTGGAAGACCCAGCTAGCAAAGAGAAGAAGCTTGAAGAAATGAACAAAAATCAAGGTATACTGAAAGCCTATGAAGAGGTTGCCAAAGTTAGAGCACAAGTTGACAAGCTCTCTCAAAAG ATTGAGAATATGGAGACAACACTATGCAATGGTACCAAGGTCGCAGATACGGAGATTGTGGTCTTAACAGAGTTGCTCATGGTGGAGTTGCTCAAATTGGATTCCATTGAGGCAGATGGAGAAGCAAAAGTACAGAGGCGGGTAGAG GTTCGTCGTGTACAAAGTTTCGTTGATACACTCGACAACCTAAAAGCAAGAAACTCTAATCCATTCAGCAAGAGTAGCAACTCTGTCTCAGTGACTACAAATTGGGAGAGTTTTGAATTGGGGGTTGGAAGCCTGCATGCCCCAACCCCATTGAAATCTTCTACCAAGATAACTCAAGATTGGGAATTGTTTGACTAA
- the LOC133732293 gene encoding BAG family molecular chaperone regulator 4-like isoform X1, whose product MKKRSKRGVEKDGYIRQIDWELRPGGMLVQKRDTGDASSGPMIKIKVSHDSYYHDVTVHCRSTFGDLKRILANETGLEPKAQRLLYRGKEKDDVECLHIAGVKDMSKIMLLEDPASKEKKLEEMNKNQGILKAYEEVAKVRAQVDKLSQKIENMETTLCNGTKVADTEIVVLTELLMVELLKLDSIEADGEAKVQRRVEVRRVQSFVDTLDNLKARNSNPFSKSSNSVSVTTNWESFELGVGSLHAPTPLKSSTKITQDWELFD is encoded by the exons ATGAAAAAAAGATCAAAACGCGGTGTGGAAAAAGATGGGTATATAAGGCAGATAGATTGGGAGCTCAGACCCGGTGGCATGCTTGTCCAAAAACGAGACACTGGGGATGCCTCTTCTGGACCTATGATCAAGATCAAGGTTTCTCATGATTCTTATTACCACGATGTCACTGTACATTGTCGATCAACTTTTG GCGATCTGAAGAGAATTCTTGCAAATGAGACTGGATTAGAGCCAAAGGCGCAAAGGTTGTTGTATAGAGGAAAAGAGAAGGATGATGTTGAATGTTTGCACATCGCAGGTGTAAAAGATATGTCTAAGATTATGTTATTGGAAGACCCAGCTAGCAAAGAGAAGAAGCTTGAAGAAATGAACAAAAATCAAGGTATACTGAAAGCCTATGAAGAGGTTGCCAAAGTTAGAGCACAAGTTGACAAGCTCTCTCAAAAG ATTGAGAATATGGAGACAACACTATGCAATGGTACCAAGGTCGCAGATACGGAGATTGTGGTCTTAACAGAGTTGCTCATGGTGGAGTTGCTCAAATTGGATTCCATTGAGGCAGATGGAGAAGCAAAAGTACAGAGGCGGGTAGAG GTTCGTCGTGTACAAAGTTTCGTTGATACACTCGACAACCTAAAAGCAAGAAACTCTAATCCATTCAGCAAGAGTAGCAACTCTGTCTCAGTGACTACAAATTGGGAGAGTTTTGAATTGGGGGTTGGAAGCCTGCATGCCCCAACCCCATTGAAATCTTCTACCAAGATAACTCAAGATTGGGAATTGTTTGACTAA